The Puntigrus tetrazona isolate hp1 chromosome 16, ASM1883169v1, whole genome shotgun sequence genome includes a region encoding these proteins:
- the cep85 gene encoding centrosomal protein of 85 kDa isoform X1 — MTTSQKYHNPKLAVGHSDTEWLTPAVSEKFQSRFGWRPNTLDGGDTGLGNSDHTEDICSTSSSPSFQPIRSQIPIPTAHVMPSTAGTLASKLKPRASEEARGSSSSSSSKSSLPKSASSPNLDAQHDGNLDTTSVKPDCLSRYRSLVNGLDHSLFPSGDQTRLDEAQKFEVPTMEPTLNQSALLGGLCHDVRQQLQMTGLGDNTGLLEQTYKVLPEARAGLTCPVDPYGQRNVHPGSGASARMFSVPQGLQTQALLRDQTCSGGYDPLPQERCGELASWQQQKQKLESLRLQVEQMQLMTGGSGQYSSLYPTASHIESSKWDAVIKANENLLKEKELTIERQKQQMSQLEQRLRESELQVHSALMGRGAPYTDVCLLRLQEAQRENAFLRAQFAERNDCFTKEKLEADRRLGAVEAETQRLNEVLKESSEKHAEELKKQEERIRSRDKHISSLKKKCQKESEQNREKQQRIETLERYLADLPTMEDYQAQHKKLEEAEERTALLQATIRDLEANLEEARSAVRNKETQLEEQRHRERELLTTVTSLQNRVQESLEDGVRLPSLDVEKLREENTTMKEEHQRLKKVIEKQLRIMEQLGSQIRTLEEQLSQEECSSQALREEVAEKEESLLQLHIAMKELSAQNQELMEHNLTLQERLQGEEAPSGHSLLPMGARLTQKLYGEMAACLCDLRSLCNVLTQRAQGHDPNLSMLLGIASAPPPVGEQWEDWLSPEGLQKKLQEAQQLRRDVEELRTTVSDRYAQDMGENCITQ; from the exons ATGACCACTTCACAAAAATACCACAACCCCAAACTTGCAG TAGGACACTCTGACACGGAATGGCTGACACCTGCTGTGTCTGAGAAGTTCCAGAGTCGCTTTGGATGGCGGCCCAACACGCTGGACGGTGGGGACACGGGCCTGGGTAACTCTGACCACACTGAAG ATATCTGCAGCACTAGCAGCAGTCCATCTTTCCAGCCCATCCGCAGTCAGATTCCCATTCCCACCGCTCATGTCATGCCCTCTACGGCTGGAACTCTGGCCTCCAAGCTCAAGCCGCGTGCTTCTGAAGAGGCCCGGGGgtcctccagctcttccagtTCCAAGTCGTCCCTCCCCAAATCTGCATCCTCCCCCAACCTGGACGCTCAGCATGATGGAAATTTAGACACGACTTCGGTCAAGCCTGATTGCCTGAGCCGATACCGAAGCCTGGTTAATGGCCTCGATCACTCGCTCTTTCCCTCTGGCGATCAGACGCGGCTGGATGAAGCCCAGAAGTTTGAGGTACCTACCATGGAGCCAACGCTTAATCAGTCGGCTCTGCTCGGGGGACTTTGCCATGATGTACGGCAACAGCTGCAAATGACCGGGCTTGGGGACAATACAGGCTTGCTGGAACAGACATATAAAGTCCTACCAGAGGCTAGGGCAGGTCTTACCTGTCCCGTAGACCCATACGGCCAGAGAAACGTTCATCCAGGGTCTGGAGCCTCTGCCAGGATGTTTTCCGTACCTCAGGGCCTGCAGACTCAGGCTCTCCTGAGAGACCAGACATGCTCTGGAGGTTATGATCCACTGCCGCAGGAACGCTGTGGTGAGCTGGCCAGCTggcagcagcagaagcagaaacTCGAGAGTCTGCGGCTACAGGTGGAGCAAATGCAG TTAATGACAGGAGGAAGTGGACAGTATTCATCTCTTTATCCAACAGCCTCTCACATCGAGAGCAGCAAGTGGGATGCTGTCATTAAAGCCAATGAAAACTTGCTAAAAGAGAAAGAACTTACCATTGAAAG GCAGAAGCAGCAAATGTCTCAGCTGGAACAGCGTCTCAGAGAGAGTGAGTTGCAGGTGCACAGTGCGCTCATGGGACGTGGAGCCCCTTACACTGATGTGTGTCTGTTGAGGCTGCAG GAAGCTCAGCgggaaaatgcttttttgcgAGCCCAGTTCGCCGAACGTAACGACTGCTTTACCAAGGAGAAGCTAGAAGCGGACCGGAGGCTGGGTGCAGTGGAAGCAGAGACGCAACGTCTGAACGAGGTCTTGAAAGAGAGCAGTGAAAAACATGCAGAAGAGCTAAAGAAACAAGAGGAAAGG ATCCGAAGTCGAGACAAGCATATCAGCAGCTTGAAGAAGAAGTGTCAGAAGGAGTCGGAgcagaacagagaaaaacagcagcgAATTGAGACGCTCGAACGATATCTGGCTGACCTTCCCACCATGGAGGACTACCAGGCCCAGCACAAAAAG ctggaggaggcagaggaAAGAACAGCTTTGTTGCAGGCCACCATCAGAGATCTGGAAGCCAATTTGGAGGAGGCCCGCAGTGCTGTGCGCAACAAAGAGACCCAACTGGAAGAACAGAGACACAGGGAGAGAGAACTGCTCACAACAGTcaccag TCTCCAGAACAGAGTGCAGGAGAGCCTTGAGGATGGAGTGAGATTGCCTTCTCTCGACGTAGAGAAACTACGAGAAGAAAACACTACCATGAAAGAGGAGCACCAGCGACTAAAAAAGGTCATTGAAAAGCAACTCAGGATAATGGAGCAGCTCGGCTCACAGATCAGG ACTCTAGAGGAGCAGCTGTCTCAGGAGGAGTGTAGTAGCCAGGCCCTGCGAGAGGAAGTGGCAGAGAAAGAGGAGAGTCTGCTGCAGTTACACATTGCTATGAAAGAG cTCTCAGCACAGAACCAGGAGCTGATGGAACATAATCTGACACTGCAAGAGCGTCTTCAGGGCGAGGAAGCGCCAAGCGGCCATAGTTTGCTCCCTATGGGAGCCCGGCTCACCCAGAAGCTGTATGGAGAGATGGCCGCCTGTCTGTGTGATCTCCGATCGCTCTGCAACGTCCTCACCCAGCGGGCACAGGGCCATGACCCAAACCTTTCCATGCTGCTCGGCATTGCTT CTGCTCCCCCTCCAGTAGGAGAGCAGTGGGAGGACTGGCTGAGCCCTGAAGGGTTGCAGAAGAAGCTGCAGGAAGCTCAGCAGCTCCGTCGAGACGTCGAGGAACTGAGAACCACAGTCTCTGACCGCTACGCTCAGGATATGGGAGAAAACTGCATCACTCAGTGA
- the cep85 gene encoding centrosomal protein of 85 kDa isoform X2, producing the protein MTTSQKYHNPKLAGHSDTEWLTPAVSEKFQSRFGWRPNTLDGGDTGLGNSDHTEDICSTSSSPSFQPIRSQIPIPTAHVMPSTAGTLASKLKPRASEEARGSSSSSSSKSSLPKSASSPNLDAQHDGNLDTTSVKPDCLSRYRSLVNGLDHSLFPSGDQTRLDEAQKFEVPTMEPTLNQSALLGGLCHDVRQQLQMTGLGDNTGLLEQTYKVLPEARAGLTCPVDPYGQRNVHPGSGASARMFSVPQGLQTQALLRDQTCSGGYDPLPQERCGELASWQQQKQKLESLRLQVEQMQLMTGGSGQYSSLYPTASHIESSKWDAVIKANENLLKEKELTIERQKQQMSQLEQRLRESELQVHSALMGRGAPYTDVCLLRLQEAQRENAFLRAQFAERNDCFTKEKLEADRRLGAVEAETQRLNEVLKESSEKHAEELKKQEERIRSRDKHISSLKKKCQKESEQNREKQQRIETLERYLADLPTMEDYQAQHKKLEEAEERTALLQATIRDLEANLEEARSAVRNKETQLEEQRHRERELLTTVTSLQNRVQESLEDGVRLPSLDVEKLREENTTMKEEHQRLKKVIEKQLRIMEQLGSQIRTLEEQLSQEECSSQALREEVAEKEESLLQLHIAMKELSAQNQELMEHNLTLQERLQGEEAPSGHSLLPMGARLTQKLYGEMAACLCDLRSLCNVLTQRAQGHDPNLSMLLGIASAPPPVGEQWEDWLSPEGLQKKLQEAQQLRRDVEELRTTVSDRYAQDMGENCITQ; encoded by the exons ATGACCACTTCACAAAAATACCACAACCCCAAACTTGCAG GACACTCTGACACGGAATGGCTGACACCTGCTGTGTCTGAGAAGTTCCAGAGTCGCTTTGGATGGCGGCCCAACACGCTGGACGGTGGGGACACGGGCCTGGGTAACTCTGACCACACTGAAG ATATCTGCAGCACTAGCAGCAGTCCATCTTTCCAGCCCATCCGCAGTCAGATTCCCATTCCCACCGCTCATGTCATGCCCTCTACGGCTGGAACTCTGGCCTCCAAGCTCAAGCCGCGTGCTTCTGAAGAGGCCCGGGGgtcctccagctcttccagtTCCAAGTCGTCCCTCCCCAAATCTGCATCCTCCCCCAACCTGGACGCTCAGCATGATGGAAATTTAGACACGACTTCGGTCAAGCCTGATTGCCTGAGCCGATACCGAAGCCTGGTTAATGGCCTCGATCACTCGCTCTTTCCCTCTGGCGATCAGACGCGGCTGGATGAAGCCCAGAAGTTTGAGGTACCTACCATGGAGCCAACGCTTAATCAGTCGGCTCTGCTCGGGGGACTTTGCCATGATGTACGGCAACAGCTGCAAATGACCGGGCTTGGGGACAATACAGGCTTGCTGGAACAGACATATAAAGTCCTACCAGAGGCTAGGGCAGGTCTTACCTGTCCCGTAGACCCATACGGCCAGAGAAACGTTCATCCAGGGTCTGGAGCCTCTGCCAGGATGTTTTCCGTACCTCAGGGCCTGCAGACTCAGGCTCTCCTGAGAGACCAGACATGCTCTGGAGGTTATGATCCACTGCCGCAGGAACGCTGTGGTGAGCTGGCCAGCTggcagcagcagaagcagaaacTCGAGAGTCTGCGGCTACAGGTGGAGCAAATGCAG TTAATGACAGGAGGAAGTGGACAGTATTCATCTCTTTATCCAACAGCCTCTCACATCGAGAGCAGCAAGTGGGATGCTGTCATTAAAGCCAATGAAAACTTGCTAAAAGAGAAAGAACTTACCATTGAAAG GCAGAAGCAGCAAATGTCTCAGCTGGAACAGCGTCTCAGAGAGAGTGAGTTGCAGGTGCACAGTGCGCTCATGGGACGTGGAGCCCCTTACACTGATGTGTGTCTGTTGAGGCTGCAG GAAGCTCAGCgggaaaatgcttttttgcgAGCCCAGTTCGCCGAACGTAACGACTGCTTTACCAAGGAGAAGCTAGAAGCGGACCGGAGGCTGGGTGCAGTGGAAGCAGAGACGCAACGTCTGAACGAGGTCTTGAAAGAGAGCAGTGAAAAACATGCAGAAGAGCTAAAGAAACAAGAGGAAAGG ATCCGAAGTCGAGACAAGCATATCAGCAGCTTGAAGAAGAAGTGTCAGAAGGAGTCGGAgcagaacagagaaaaacagcagcgAATTGAGACGCTCGAACGATATCTGGCTGACCTTCCCACCATGGAGGACTACCAGGCCCAGCACAAAAAG ctggaggaggcagaggaAAGAACAGCTTTGTTGCAGGCCACCATCAGAGATCTGGAAGCCAATTTGGAGGAGGCCCGCAGTGCTGTGCGCAACAAAGAGACCCAACTGGAAGAACAGAGACACAGGGAGAGAGAACTGCTCACAACAGTcaccag TCTCCAGAACAGAGTGCAGGAGAGCCTTGAGGATGGAGTGAGATTGCCTTCTCTCGACGTAGAGAAACTACGAGAAGAAAACACTACCATGAAAGAGGAGCACCAGCGACTAAAAAAGGTCATTGAAAAGCAACTCAGGATAATGGAGCAGCTCGGCTCACAGATCAGG ACTCTAGAGGAGCAGCTGTCTCAGGAGGAGTGTAGTAGCCAGGCCCTGCGAGAGGAAGTGGCAGAGAAAGAGGAGAGTCTGCTGCAGTTACACATTGCTATGAAAGAG cTCTCAGCACAGAACCAGGAGCTGATGGAACATAATCTGACACTGCAAGAGCGTCTTCAGGGCGAGGAAGCGCCAAGCGGCCATAGTTTGCTCCCTATGGGAGCCCGGCTCACCCAGAAGCTGTATGGAGAGATGGCCGCCTGTCTGTGTGATCTCCGATCGCTCTGCAACGTCCTCACCCAGCGGGCACAGGGCCATGACCCAAACCTTTCCATGCTGCTCGGCATTGCTT CTGCTCCCCCTCCAGTAGGAGAGCAGTGGGAGGACTGGCTGAGCCCTGAAGGGTTGCAGAAGAAGCTGCAGGAAGCTCAGCAGCTCCGTCGAGACGTCGAGGAACTGAGAACCACAGTCTCTGACCGCTACGCTCAGGATATGGGAGAAAACTGCATCACTCAGTGA
- the ubxn11 gene encoding UBX domain-containing protein 11: MWVIFLCFFELRSNMSSPLSILRKNKRAPLPDIQREGERKPYKERSDNDYEAQLFRETFPQNQPVQHAMDNLSTVRSKVVQKKKPKEAPPSDFELMSSMMQKIVQLEKKVKTQAVDIEHKARRIAVLEEKLNLLQEAKEKSTSNENQAEDLVNLCFKLQNQVWEMETFLNDYGMVWVGSYKEHDEQAKSQQPGAANACKTFEMNYNLVLQNIQELNIVAGEGESHVTAIPGGAKLTQQSSIPLWLYKNGIVMFSGPFRPYQDPSTQECMQDLMDGFFPSELQERFPNGVPFQIHDKRDEEFIVRRPGTEFPGRGQTINGARSHSIDSFEQSSSTAPKHTPNQIPGKRLSMEQFLQKLPVTVVKEGKVISIRDSIKTHLLGFPDGARSHSTITVKTSALQALRECEMESSTHSEKGITTLRLKSEDAMETFIIKMYFTETIGDLRHYLDLKRGLGAAPYDIISAFPHRCYGDYTQTLLSCGLTPNAALLLRPQASSNRPCAVTYTTTLN; encoded by the exons ATGTGGGTTATATTTCTGTGCTTTTTCGAGTTGCGTTCAAACATGAGTTCACCGCTGTCCATCCTGAGGAAAAACAAACGAGCTCCTCTACCGGACATACAGAGAGAAGG GGAAAGAAAGCCTTACAAAGAAAGGTCAGACAATG ACTACGAAGCTCAATTATTCAGAGAAACCTTCCCGCAAAACCAGCCAGTACAGCACGCCATGGACAATCTTTCCACTGTAAGATCAAAGGTTGTGCAAAAGAAGAAGCCAAAAGAAG CTCCGCCGAGTGATTTCGAACTTATGTCAAGTATGATGCAGAAGATTGTCCAGCTTGAGAAAAAGGTGAAAACTCAGGCTGTGGATATTGAGCATAAG GCAAGAAGAATAGCAGTTCTGGAAGAGAAACTGAATCTCTTGCAAGAGGCAAAAg AGAAATCTACAAGTAACGAGAACCAAGCTGAAGACCTGGTTAACTTGTGCTTCAAGCTTCAAAACCAAGTGTGGGAAATGGAG ACATTTCTGAATGATTATGGAATGGTCTGGGTCGGAAGCTACAAAGAACATGATGAACAGGCCAAAAGTCAACAACCTGGAGCTGCTAATGCATGCAAGACTTTCGAAATGAACTATAACCTGGTCCTGCAGAACATCCAGGAGCTCAACATTGTAGCAGGGGAAGGGGAGTCCCATGTGACCGCCATTCCTGGTGGAGCCAAACTTACCCAGCAGTCTTCCATACCTCTTTGGCTCTATAAAAACGGCATTGTCATGTTCAGTGGTCCATTCCGCCCCTATCAAGACCCAAGCACACAG GAATGCATGCAGGACTTGATGGATGGGTTTTTTCCTTCTGAGCTTCAGGAAAGGTTTCCTAATGGTGTGCCCTTCCAG ATTCATGATAAACGGGACGAGGAGTTCATAGTTAGGCGACCAGGGACTGAGTTTCCTGGAAGAGGACAAACTATAAATGGAGCAAGAAGCCATTCAATTGACAGTTTTGAGCAGAGCAGCTCCACAGCGCCAAAACACACACCAAATCAGATACCAG GTAAAAGGCTGTCTATGGAACAGTTCCTGCAGAAGCTCCCAGTGACTGTGGTGAAGGAAGGCAAAGTGATTAGTATACGTGACTCAATCAAGACTCATCTACTG GGCTTTCCTGATGGCGCCCGAAGTCACTCGACGATCACTGTGAAAACATCTGCCCTGCAGGCCTTGAGAGAATG TGAGATGGAGTCTTCTACGCACTCAGAAAAAGGCATCACCACACTACGACTGAAGTCTGAGGATGCCATGGAGACTTTcatcataaaaatgtacttcacTGAGACCATTGGAGATCTCCGTCACTACTTGGATCTGAAAAG AGGACTGGGTGCTGCACCATATGACATCATTAGTGCATTCCCACACCGGTGCTACGGTGATTACACCCAGACACTGCTGTCCTGTGGTCTGACTCCTAATGCAGCGCTGCTCCTGCGTCCTCAAGCCTCATCTAACAGACCGTGTGCAGTCACATACACAACAACTCTTAACTAA